Proteins from one Gemmatimonadaceae bacterium genomic window:
- a CDS encoding LptF/LptG family permease, giving the protein MRLRVRPLDRYVFGEFWKIFVATALGFPLLLIVFDLTDNLDTYLNRELTQGDLLLSYVYWLPDSVFLILPAAVLFATVFSIGGLTRHSEITAAKASGISFYRVIAPIFAGALLATVTGLVLGELAPFANRKRQELLRADQFTGGNERFNFAYAAEQGRVYKIGALRVSERTVHGVDIERKGAGPEYPSYVLSATSGTYEPGRGWLLKNGVMHVIPDTSRNITFTFDSARARYFDQRPVELTASPKAPEEMRFAELGRFIRAMERSGADVNQLRVERMLKIAVPMTCIVILLFGAPLATSTQRGGAAYGIGISLATTMIFLVLIQLTKAVGSKGLLPPDLAAWIPSILFGVTGTYLFLRVRT; this is encoded by the coding sequence CGGCCGCTGGACAGATACGTCTTCGGCGAGTTCTGGAAGATCTTCGTGGCCACGGCGCTCGGCTTTCCGCTGCTGCTGATCGTGTTCGACCTGACCGACAACCTCGACACGTACCTGAACCGCGAGCTGACGCAGGGGGATCTTCTGCTCAGCTACGTGTACTGGCTCCCCGATTCCGTCTTCCTGATCCTGCCAGCGGCCGTGCTGTTCGCCACGGTGTTCTCGATCGGCGGGCTCACGCGCCACTCCGAGATCACCGCGGCGAAGGCGTCCGGGATCAGCTTCTACCGGGTCATCGCGCCGATCTTCGCGGGCGCGCTGCTGGCGACCGTCACCGGACTGGTGCTCGGCGAGCTGGCGCCGTTCGCCAACAGGAAGCGGCAGGAGCTGCTGCGCGCGGACCAGTTCACCGGCGGCAACGAGCGCTTCAACTTCGCGTACGCCGCCGAGCAGGGACGGGTATACAAGATCGGAGCGCTGCGCGTCAGCGAGCGCACCGTGCACGGGGTCGACATCGAGCGCAAAGGCGCGGGGCCGGAGTATCCCAGCTACGTGCTGTCGGCCACCAGCGGCACGTACGAGCCCGGGCGCGGCTGGCTGCTGAAGAACGGCGTCATGCACGTCATCCCCGACACGTCCCGCAACATCACGTTCACCTTCGACTCGGCGCGCGCGCGCTACTTCGATCAGCGGCCGGTGGAGCTGACGGCCTCGCCCAAAGCGCCGGAGGAGATGCGGTTCGCGGAGCTGGGGCGGTTCATCCGCGCCATGGAGCGGTCCGGAGCGGACGTCAATCAGCTTCGGGTCGAGCGGATGCTCAAGATCGCGGTCCCGATGACGTGCATCGTGATCCTGCTGTTCGGCGCGCCGCTCGCGACCAGCACGCAGCGCGGCGGCGCGGCGTACGGGATCGGGATCAGCCTGGCGACGACGATGATCTTCCTCGTGCTGATCCAGCTCACCAAGGCCGTCGGCTCGAAGGGACTGCTCCCGCCCGACCTCGCGGCCTGGATACCTAGTATTCTCTTCGGCGTGACCGGGACGTATCTCTTTCTGCGGGTGAGAACTTGA